One stretch of Fictibacillus sp. b24 DNA includes these proteins:
- a CDS encoding ABC transporter substrate-binding protein, translating to MKKKLSMFLALMLVVGLFAGCSSDSKTSGNGKKDVDLRIWSFTDELKKPIKTFEEKNGVKVELTIVPIADYPTKLKPVLESGVGAPDVFTGEIAFLKQWVDAGYWENLSEKPYNADELSDKYVPYVFDLGKDKDGDVRALSWQTTPGGIYYKRSIAKEVLGTDDPAQVGEMMSSMDKVFEVAEKMKEKGYSMFPDEGSIRWFAQGDNPQPWVNDKNELQLTEEKIEYMDYSKKLRDNSYTALAPEWSPSWFEGMDKPVKVKEGGKEKETQVFSYVLPTWGLHSVLKTNVKESVGDWAVTSGPTPYFWGGTWLGVYNKSDNKELAYKFVKMMTQDDEFLTSWSKETGDVLSYLPVTNAIKDDFSDKFLGGQNNYQFFLEQSKEITPGIVTKYDQQLDTLYGNAVQQYVTGKKSKEAAIKEFYQKAQNAYPDLKVPKK from the coding sequence ATGAAAAAGAAGTTAAGTATGTTTTTAGCTTTAATGCTGGTAGTAGGGTTATTTGCAGGTTGTTCTAGCGATTCAAAAACATCAGGCAACGGAAAGAAAGACGTTGATTTAAGAATTTGGTCATTTACAGATGAGCTTAAGAAGCCTATTAAAACGTTTGAAGAAAAAAATGGCGTAAAAGTAGAATTAACGATTGTGCCAATTGCAGACTATCCAACAAAGTTAAAGCCAGTATTGGAAAGTGGAGTTGGAGCACCTGACGTATTCACAGGTGAGATTGCCTTTTTAAAACAATGGGTTGATGCAGGTTACTGGGAAAACTTATCAGAAAAACCGTACAACGCAGATGAGTTATCTGATAAATACGTACCATATGTATTCGATCTAGGAAAAGATAAAGATGGCGATGTACGTGCATTATCTTGGCAAACAACTCCAGGAGGAATTTATTATAAGCGCAGCATTGCGAAGGAAGTATTAGGGACAGACGATCCAGCTCAAGTTGGAGAAATGATGAGCTCTATGGATAAAGTATTTGAAGTAGCTGAAAAAATGAAAGAAAAAGGCTATAGCATGTTCCCAGACGAAGGTTCAATTCGCTGGTTCGCACAAGGTGACAACCCACAGCCATGGGTGAACGATAAGAATGAATTGCAGCTGACGGAAGAAAAAATTGAGTACATGGATTATTCTAAAAAGCTTCGTGATAACAGCTACACAGCTCTTGCTCCTGAATGGTCTCCATCATGGTTCGAAGGAATGGATAAGCCTGTTAAGGTAAAAGAGGGTGGAAAAGAGAAAGAAACTCAAGTATTCTCTTATGTTCTTCCAACATGGGGCCTTCATAGCGTTTTAAAAACAAACGTAAAAGAGTCTGTTGGAGATTGGGCTGTAACAAGCGGTCCGACACCATATTTCTGGGGTGGAACATGGCTTGGAGTTTACAACAAGTCTGACAATAAAGAACTTGCTTATAAATTTGTAAAAATGATGACTCAAGATGATGAATTCTTAACTTCTTGGAGTAAAGAAACTGGAGACGTCTTATCTTACCTTCCTGTTACAAATGCCATTAAAGATGACTTTAGCGATAAGTTCTTAGGTGGACAAAACAACTATCAATTCTTCTTGGAGCAGTCAAAAGAGATTACTCCTGGAATCGTAACAAAGTATGATCAGCAGTTAGATACGCTCTACGGAAATGCTGTTCAGCAGTATGTAACTGGTAAAAAATCAAAAGAAGCTGCGATTAAAGAATTTTATCAAAAAGCACAAAATGCTTACCCTGACTTAAAAGTACCTAAGAAATAA
- a CDS encoding LacI family DNA-binding transcriptional regulator gives MATIYDIAKKTGFSTTTVSKALNNYSDVSEKTKKKILQAVEDMGYLPNAHAQSLSTKKSWTIGVMFSEANEVGMKHPFFSAIIESFRKQAEREGYDLIFASRNLRNRDISYLEHFSYRAVDGIVVICSDPQDPQVQEMINSAIPIVVIDMNNQNCSLVFSDNIEGGKLAVNYLNSLGHTKIAHISGDPSTDAGTERIKGYKKAMSDLKLPILEGYLINGGLFSIEEGRAAMEKLLSLKDMPTAVFVAGDHMAIGAIEAIKEKGLRVPEDISIVGYDDIEMAAYITPKLTTIKQDTDLIGFQAAKLLMEQISQKKKLITSKCLPVELVIRESCSQKK, from the coding sequence ATGGCTACAATCTATGACATTGCAAAAAAAACGGGATTTTCAACGACTACCGTTTCAAAAGCACTTAATAATTACTCAGATGTGAGCGAAAAGACGAAAAAGAAGATATTGCAAGCAGTTGAAGACATGGGTTATCTGCCAAATGCTCACGCGCAATCTCTTTCGACGAAAAAGTCTTGGACAATCGGTGTGATGTTTTCGGAAGCTAATGAGGTTGGAATGAAGCACCCGTTCTTTAGTGCGATAATAGAAAGTTTCAGAAAACAAGCAGAACGGGAAGGATATGATTTAATTTTTGCTTCCCGAAATCTGCGTAATCGAGATATAAGCTACTTAGAACACTTTTCTTATCGAGCTGTGGATGGAATTGTTGTGATTTGTTCTGATCCACAAGATCCGCAAGTACAAGAGATGATTAACAGCGCCATTCCTATTGTCGTTATTGATATGAATAATCAAAACTGCAGTTTAGTGTTTTCGGACAATATTGAAGGCGGCAAGCTAGCTGTAAATTACTTAAACTCACTGGGTCATACGAAGATTGCACACATATCGGGGGACCCATCTACAGATGCCGGTACAGAGCGGATCAAAGGGTACAAGAAAGCAATGAGTGACTTAAAGCTTCCGATACTTGAAGGTTATTTGATAAATGGCGGTTTGTTTTCCATCGAGGAAGGTCGAGCAGCCATGGAAAAACTTCTATCTTTAAAGGATATGCCTACAGCTGTATTTGTAGCTGGAGACCATATGGCAATCGGAGCCATAGAAGCGATCAAGGAAAAAGGGTTGAGAGTGCCAGAGGATATTTCAATTGTTGGGTATGATGACATTGAAATGGCAGCATACATTACCCCTAAATTAACAACAATCAAGCAAGATACTGATTTAATAGGTTTTCAAGCAGCAAAGTTGCTGATGGAACAAATTTCTCAAAAGAAAAAGCTGATCACATCTAAATGTTTGCCAGTAGAACTGGTCATCCGAGAGTCTTGTTCGCAAAAAAAATAA
- a CDS encoding helix-turn-helix domain-containing protein, translated as MIEGEIIKFYRKKRGLSQEQLGKDICTTTHVSKIERGQTKYSTEIIALFSERLDIDIHKEIEFFQSMEKKLHQWHNSIIMQRMKEVERTKNELDQFPIIQFSKHAALYQLVLARYYLLKKEIPKVVNIINKLNNEHLSPYEENMHKHVTGIYYLQKCNDFLIENRKKAVEILTTINMDVYGNEECCYHLAMAYQWVESKTMAYINAKKAVDYFKRNNNFSRAIQAESLMLLQIESATIHDFEQKVSRYHQLIQDSDTLNEIGIIGMLLHNLGLEYFKRKDYKNAHIYYQKALKMANKKTAIYLNRLYNFLDNSIDGELQSRKQQLKSAEEGFTASKIMKHYLYLHLFQLHLFLIKGEMKSYFDYLENIALPFFQSENQFSRVEKFGKQLYHHYADTKQYEKAVKIASLFLNRD; from the coding sequence ATGATTGAGGGAGAAATTATAAAGTTTTATCGTAAAAAAAGAGGACTTTCTCAAGAACAACTAGGAAAAGACATTTGTACAACAACACATGTCAGTAAAATTGAGCGAGGACAGACGAAGTACTCAACAGAAATTATTGCTTTATTTTCAGAGCGCCTGGATATCGATATACATAAGGAGATCGAGTTCTTTCAAAGCATGGAAAAGAAACTCCACCAGTGGCATAATTCTATCATCATGCAAAGGATGAAAGAGGTAGAGAGAACCAAAAACGAATTGGATCAATTTCCAATCATTCAGTTCTCAAAACATGCAGCACTATATCAATTGGTCTTGGCTCGATATTACCTGTTGAAAAAAGAGATTCCAAAAGTAGTTAATATCATAAACAAATTAAATAATGAGCACCTGAGTCCTTATGAGGAAAATATGCATAAGCATGTAACAGGTATTTATTACTTACAGAAATGCAACGATTTCCTTATAGAAAATCGTAAAAAAGCTGTGGAGATCTTAACGACGATAAACATGGACGTCTATGGAAATGAAGAATGCTGCTATCATTTAGCAATGGCTTATCAATGGGTTGAATCCAAAACAATGGCATATATAAATGCCAAAAAAGCGGTGGACTATTTTAAGAGAAACAATAACTTCTCTAGAGCCATTCAAGCAGAATCGTTAATGCTGCTTCAAATAGAAAGTGCTACGATACATGATTTTGAACAAAAAGTAAGCCGATACCATCAATTGATACAAGATAGCGATACCTTAAACGAGATCGGTATTATAGGCATGCTGCTGCATAATCTTGGACTCGAATATTTTAAAAGAAAAGACTATAAGAATGCTCATATCTATTATCAAAAAGCACTAAAGATGGCTAACAAGAAAACAGCGATTTACTTAAACCGTCTATATAATTTTTTGGATAACAGCATCGATGGGGAATTGCAATCACGAAAACAACAATTGAAGAGCGCAGAAGAGGGGTTTACGGCTTCCAAAATTATGAAGCACTATTTATACCTCCATTTATTTCAGCTTCATCTATTCTTAATAAAGGGAGAGATGAAATCTTATTTTGATTACTTAGAAAACATAGCACTTCCATTCTTTCAATCTGAAAATCAATTTAGTAGAGTCGAAAAGTTTGGAAAGCAATTATATCATCATTATGCGGACACGAAGCAGTATGAAAAAGCAGTGAAGATTGCAAGCTTGTTTCTAAATCGAGATTAA
- a CDS encoding M4 family metallopeptidase, producing the protein MKKHRDFLSNVDTKSIKARKTVRNLTQLTTFTIFLIIGIIPEAHYEEEVNGLKKKKQKSLNKKVVIPAVLALSVTLGGFSVPGSSASANTSSVLFQAPEGLSKAEIVKAYLQSQVVSEVGARSTSSIGDQFKIVSEFADSATNTYHVRTVEQYNGIPIYGSGQTVALDADNNVYASFGKVTQTLARSIIPTEPSITKEDAEGTAKEQVVSQIGEVKNYDGVETELTIYPHEGRNYLTYLVKVSTSVPAPGYYHYFIDATTGEIIDHFNAVHEADAPAVTPITGRGLDVFGKIQNFIAVKDNVSGKSYLHGAAIAGGTTTNPNIVPVHTFKANRMGETVYLLLSGLFGFTGFEVETGTSFFADPAAVSAHSNSIKVNNYYQSIHKRNSIDGKGMPIISTVHIGSKWNNAAWNGKQMLYGDGDGILFSSLAGAMDVAGHEMTHGVISKTANLTYQGESGAINESLADIFGALSEMHSHGLTSPSEWEMGEDIFTPNVPGDGGLRSMSNPKSKKLSSVYGLKDNAYPDHYEDRYLGELDKGGVHINSSINNKAAYLISEGGEHRGVKVTGITRSKTEKIFYRALTNYLVPSSGFKEMRAAAIQSARDLYPDRNGAPSNETKAVIAAYDAIGVPAQ; encoded by the coding sequence ATGAAAAAACATAGAGATTTTTTGTCGAATGTGGACACAAAATCTATAAAAGCCCGAAAAACCGTACGAAATTTAACCCAATTGACCACTTTTACAATCTTCTTAATAATTGGAATTATTCCGGAAGCACATTATGAAGAAGAGGTGAATGGGTTGAAGAAGAAAAAACAAAAAAGCTTAAACAAGAAAGTGGTCATTCCAGCCGTTTTAGCATTATCGGTTACACTTGGTGGTTTTTCAGTACCTGGATCCAGTGCAAGCGCAAATACGTCATCCGTGTTATTCCAAGCACCTGAAGGATTGAGCAAAGCTGAGATCGTAAAAGCTTATTTGCAATCACAAGTGGTTTCAGAGGTTGGTGCAAGATCAACATCTTCAATTGGTGATCAGTTTAAGATTGTAAGTGAGTTTGCAGATAGTGCGACAAATACATACCACGTTCGTACTGTTGAGCAGTATAATGGCATTCCGATCTATGGCAGTGGACAAACTGTTGCTCTGGATGCAGATAACAACGTGTATGCTTCTTTTGGTAAGGTAACTCAAACATTAGCGAGATCCATTATTCCTACTGAACCTTCTATTACAAAGGAAGACGCAGAAGGAACAGCTAAAGAGCAAGTGGTATCGCAAATAGGAGAAGTTAAGAATTATGACGGAGTAGAAACAGAACTAACGATCTACCCGCATGAAGGAAGAAACTACTTAACGTATTTAGTAAAAGTTTCAACTTCTGTTCCTGCGCCAGGCTACTATCATTATTTTATTGATGCAACTACTGGTGAGATCATTGACCATTTTAATGCAGTCCATGAAGCTGATGCGCCAGCGGTTACACCAATTACTGGTCGAGGGTTAGATGTTTTTGGTAAGATTCAGAACTTTATTGCTGTAAAAGACAATGTTTCAGGTAAAAGCTATCTTCATGGTGCAGCAATTGCTGGCGGAACTACAACGAATCCGAACATCGTACCGGTTCATACTTTTAAAGCGAATCGAATGGGAGAGACTGTTTACCTTCTTTTATCTGGACTTTTTGGATTTACCGGTTTTGAAGTTGAAACAGGAACATCTTTCTTTGCTGACCCTGCGGCGGTTTCTGCACATTCAAACTCAATCAAAGTAAATAATTACTACCAAAGTATTCATAAACGTAACAGTATTGATGGAAAGGGAATGCCGATCATTAGTACTGTACACATTGGATCAAAATGGAATAATGCTGCTTGGAACGGAAAGCAGATGCTCTACGGTGATGGGGACGGTATTCTTTTCAGCTCACTAGCAGGAGCGATGGACGTTGCGGGGCATGAGATGACACATGGTGTAATCTCCAAGACTGCAAACCTGACATACCAAGGAGAATCCGGTGCGATCAATGAATCCTTGGCTGATATCTTTGGTGCCTTGTCTGAAATGCATTCACATGGATTAACGAGTCCATCTGAATGGGAAATGGGTGAAGATATTTTCACACCGAACGTCCCAGGTGATGGAGGATTACGTTCAATGAGTAATCCAAAATCTAAGAAACTTTCTTCTGTTTATGGGTTAAAAGACAATGCTTATCCAGATCATTATGAAGACCGTTACTTAGGTGAGTTAGATAAAGGCGGCGTTCATATTAACAGCTCTATCAACAATAAAGCGGCTTACCTGATCTCAGAAGGCGGCGAGCATCGTGGAGTTAAAGTTACGGGTATTACGCGTTCGAAAACAGAGAAGATCTTCTACCGTGCTTTAACAAACTATCTTGTACCGTCTTCAGGGTTTAAAGAGATGCGTGCTGCAGCAATCCAGTCAGCTCGTGACCTTTATCCAGATCGTAACGGTGCTCCGTCAAATGAAACGAAAGCAGTTATCGCCGCATACGATGCGATTGGCGTGCCAGCACAATAA
- a CDS encoding DUF4047 domain-containing protein produces the protein MGKFHNGLVLIGLCSVSFYCGAQIAGQTEAAFSSNALLKPIEVSAAIVFPSTIQKLTRSAKQIHVDMLSVYESIPQVSDDSTLQELKEALADLTVKERELRSLLFRFENEYNELAAYHKQVRKLDQNTYRFVLEGWNEIDGKAKQIKQTIDFQYMEKYRFSIELRIKKLEDAASTQSSEELGEAPEATPSANKTEILDQNEGVPEHDEKSLKNNNETNE, from the coding sequence ATGGGCAAATTCCATAATGGGCTGGTTCTAATAGGATTATGCTCTGTTTCCTTTTATTGCGGAGCACAAATTGCCGGCCAAACAGAAGCAGCATTTTCAAGTAATGCCCTGCTAAAACCGATTGAAGTTTCAGCTGCCATCGTTTTCCCGTCCACCATTCAAAAGCTGACCCGAAGCGCTAAACAAATACATGTGGACATGCTCTCTGTTTACGAAAGCATTCCGCAAGTATCAGATGATTCAACTTTACAAGAGTTAAAGGAAGCATTAGCTGACCTCACAGTAAAGGAACGGGAACTGCGGTCTTTATTATTTAGATTTGAAAACGAGTACAATGAGCTAGCTGCCTATCATAAACAAGTTAGAAAACTAGATCAGAATACATACCGATTTGTCCTAGAGGGTTGGAATGAAATAGATGGGAAAGCCAAGCAAATTAAGCAAACAATTGATTTTCAATACATGGAAAAATATCGTTTCTCTATTGAGTTACGCATTAAAAAATTGGAAGATGCGGCAAGTACTCAATCTTCCGAAGAGCTTGGAGAAGCTCCAGAGGCAACACCCTCTGCAAATAAGACAGAGATCTTAGACCAAAACGAAGGAGTGCCAGAACATGATGAAAAAAGTCTTAAAAATAACAATGAAACTAATGAGTAG
- the sipW gene encoding signal peptidase I SipW: MMKKVLKITMKLMSSAFVVVICLLAFMILSSRVSGAEPSVFGYQIKAVLSGSMEPIFQTGSIISIKQAENPDSFKKGEIITFQMEDKLITHRIVGVHHKNGQVSYDTKGDNNDGADMWSVPSNDVIGSYTGFTIPYAGYALNVTQSKEASALLLFIPGLFLFGSAVFSIVNAARKLDVEKA, encoded by the coding sequence ATGATGAAAAAAGTCTTAAAAATAACAATGAAACTAATGAGTAGTGCCTTCGTTGTTGTCATTTGTTTGCTCGCTTTTATGATTCTATCTTCACGCGTTTCAGGAGCTGAACCTTCCGTTTTCGGCTATCAGATAAAAGCTGTATTATCTGGGTCAATGGAACCTATCTTTCAAACAGGATCTATCATTTCTATTAAACAAGCAGAAAACCCTGACTCCTTTAAAAAAGGAGAAATCATAACCTTTCAAATGGAAGACAAGCTGATCACTCACAGAATCGTTGGTGTTCATCATAAAAATGGACAAGTTTCTTATGATACTAAAGGGGATAACAATGACGGGGCCGATATGTGGTCCGTGCCTTCAAATGATGTAATCGGGAGCTATACGGGATTTACAATTCCCTACGCAGGCTATGCGTTAAATGTGACTCAATCTAAGGAAGCTTCTGCTCTATTATTATTTATTCCAGGGCTTTTTCTATTCGGTTCAGCTGTCTTTTCTATTGTGAATGCAGCTAGAAAATTAGATGTGGAAAAAGCATAA
- a CDS encoding TasA family protein, whose amino-acid sequence MGFTKTVSKGVMTAALGLSLMGGGTFAYFSDTFETKNTFASGTLDLSINPNAVVNIDNIKPGDEVYREFTFENKGSLDIYQVLLDTKYTVEDAKADNTDDLANHIKVTIMYNTSSATVPVVETTLAQLKEQQPDLTAIDEFVGTTQRPDGIPPGEKEKMFVLFQFVDNGEDQNQFQGDKLQVDWTFNAKQAPGAYNDDTDPENN is encoded by the coding sequence ATGGGTTTTACAAAGACAGTAAGTAAAGGGGTAATGACAGCAGCACTTGGTCTATCATTAATGGGCGGAGGAACGTTCGCTTACTTTAGTGACACGTTTGAGACAAAAAACACATTCGCATCAGGTACATTGGATCTTTCCATAAATCCAAACGCCGTTGTTAACATTGACAACATTAAACCTGGCGATGAAGTGTACCGTGAATTTACGTTTGAAAACAAAGGTTCTCTAGACATCTATCAAGTATTGCTGGATACGAAATATACAGTTGAAGATGCAAAAGCTGATAATACAGATGATCTTGCAAACCACATTAAAGTAACAATCATGTACAACACGAGCAGTGCAACTGTACCTGTCGTTGAGACGACTCTAGCCCAACTTAAAGAACAACAGCCTGATCTAACAGCAATTGATGAGTTTGTAGGTACCACACAGCGTCCTGACGGAATTCCTCCAGGCGAGAAAGAAAAAATGTTCGTATTATTCCAGTTCGTTGATAATGGCGAAGATCAAAACCAATTCCAAGGAGATAAGCTCCAAGTAGATTGGACGTTCAATGCAAAACAAGCACCTGGCGCTTATAACGACGATACAGATCCAGAGAATAACTAA
- a CDS encoding threonine aldolase family protein encodes MENKNVLFEAYQHAKYQVTGHGKRDISVLVDALDAVSKKQESDMYGKGHIIEDFQKKLAAYLGKESAVFFPSGTMAQQIAMRIWCDQKGMKRVAYHPLCHLEIHEEDGLKELHHIEPVLLADENRIIKLDDVVNMKEEVSCLLLELPQREIGGQLPTYKTLQAISDYCRNKGIKLHLDGARLIEILPYYAKTAAEVCSLFDSVYISFYKGLGGIAGAILAGPQDFTEESKVWKRRHGGDLISLYPYIISADFYFDQRIDKMDSYFSGAKELADLYNTCEGVRTLPIKPVSNMFHVHFHASKDDVETILAETIDETGIGLTGHLRENSEKSCFFEVSIGDNYSKIPKNDLKQAFILLNKKLRERMIA; translated from the coding sequence TTGGAAAACAAAAACGTATTATTTGAAGCCTATCAACATGCTAAGTATCAGGTGACGGGTCATGGGAAAAGAGATATATCCGTCTTGGTAGATGCATTAGACGCAGTTTCAAAAAAACAAGAAAGTGATATGTACGGGAAAGGGCATATTATTGAAGATTTTCAAAAGAAGTTGGCTGCCTATCTAGGCAAAGAATCTGCCGTGTTCTTTCCGAGTGGAACGATGGCTCAGCAAATCGCGATGCGCATATGGTGTGACCAAAAGGGGATGAAAAGAGTAGCTTATCATCCGTTATGTCACTTAGAGATTCATGAAGAAGATGGTTTGAAAGAGTTGCATCATATCGAACCAGTGCTTCTAGCTGATGAAAATAGAATCATTAAGCTGGATGACGTGGTTAATATGAAAGAAGAGGTGTCTTGTTTACTGCTTGAACTTCCTCAGCGGGAAATAGGCGGACAGCTACCAACATACAAAACACTTCAGGCGATTTCAGATTACTGCCGTAATAAAGGAATTAAGCTTCATCTAGATGGAGCGAGACTTATTGAAATTCTTCCATACTACGCTAAGACTGCAGCTGAAGTTTGTTCTCTTTTTGATAGTGTTTATATTTCGTTCTACAAAGGGCTCGGAGGCATTGCAGGAGCGATATTAGCGGGACCACAAGACTTTACTGAGGAATCAAAGGTTTGGAAAAGACGCCATGGCGGTGATCTAATCAGTCTTTATCCTTATATCATAAGTGCTGATTTCTATTTTGATCAACGCATTGATAAAATGGATAGTTATTTTAGTGGCGCAAAGGAATTGGCTGATCTTTATAACACTTGTGAAGGCGTACGTACACTGCCAATAAAGCCTGTATCTAATATGTTTCACGTCCACTTTCATGCATCGAAGGATGATGTAGAAACTATTTTAGCAGAAACCATTGATGAAACAGGGATTGGTTTAACGGGACACCTTAGAGAAAATAGTGAGAAAAGCTGCTTTTTTGAAGTAAGTATTGGTGATAACTATTCAAAAATTCCTAAGAACGATTTAAAACAAGCATTTATATTACTCAATAAGAAGCTGAGAGAAAGAATGATAGCGTAA
- a CDS encoding ATP-binding cassette domain-containing protein, with translation MNVVVCNDLTKQYGKSKVINSMTFRLAENKITGLIGRNGAGKTTLLKIIAGYLHHSSGDIQVFSENPFNNLKVSANTIFIDNEMSFSQGLTLKELLETAGNFYPNWDHDLALRLFDYFALNPGQYHGNLSKGMKSTFNMIIGLAARCPLTIMDEPTSGMDSGTRKDFYRALLKEYISHPRTIILSSHLLDEVEDLLEDVLLIKSGEKCLHLSIDALRDYAIGVRGKTEKVQEWIDRIETIHVQDIGANLSYAVVKNDRSIKELEDARGLGLEITQVSAEDICSYLTSKTKGGIDHVFNRG, from the coding sequence ATGAATGTAGTGGTATGTAATGATCTGACAAAGCAATATGGGAAATCAAAAGTGATTAACTCTATGACCTTTCGATTAGCGGAGAATAAGATTACAGGTTTAATTGGACGCAATGGAGCAGGAAAGACAACGCTATTAAAAATCATTGCAGGTTATCTTCATCATTCTTCTGGTGACATTCAAGTCTTCTCAGAGAATCCATTTAATAATCTAAAAGTTTCTGCTAATACCATTTTTATAGATAACGAAATGAGTTTTTCTCAAGGATTAACGTTAAAAGAGCTGCTTGAAACTGCGGGGAACTTTTATCCGAACTGGGATCACGATTTAGCTTTGCGGCTATTTGATTATTTTGCTTTGAATCCAGGACAGTATCATGGAAATCTCTCAAAAGGGATGAAAAGTACTTTTAATATGATCATCGGATTAGCAGCGCGCTGCCCACTCACGATTATGGATGAACCTACGAGCGGTATGGATTCAGGTACAAGAAAAGACTTTTATCGAGCACTGCTAAAAGAGTACATTTCTCACCCGCGAACCATTATTTTATCAAGCCATTTACTAGATGAAGTAGAAGATTTGTTAGAAGATGTATTGCTTATTAAGTCAGGTGAAAAATGTCTTCATCTGTCCATTGATGCGCTAAGGGACTATGCGATTGGTGTTCGCGGTAAAACAGAAAAGGTACAGGAGTGGATCGATAGAATTGAAACCATTCATGTACAGGATATTGGCGCTAATCTCTCATACGCGGTTGTTAAAAATGATCGTTCCATAAAAGAGCTTGAGGATGCCAGAGGCTTAGGGCTAGAAATCACGCAGGTTTCTGCAGAAGATATTTGCAGTTATTTAACAAGTAAAACAAAGGGTGGGATCGATCATGTATTTAACAGAGGTTAA
- a CDS encoding GntR family transcriptional regulator gives MLLNADSMKPIYVQIAEWLENEILNETIQADEKVYSQYQLAEMFNVNPATAGKGINLLADDNVLYKKRGLGMFVAADARKIILRKRKNSKLNTLVNELAREAVQLQVEVDELVTMIKDTHQKIKEEQA, from the coding sequence TTGCTGCTGAATGCTGACAGTATGAAACCGATTTACGTTCAGATCGCTGAATGGCTTGAAAATGAAATCTTAAATGAAACGATTCAAGCAGATGAAAAGGTCTATTCACAATATCAATTAGCTGAGATGTTTAATGTAAATCCAGCCACAGCAGGGAAAGGCATAAACCTGTTGGCTGACGATAACGTTCTTTATAAGAAGAGGGGACTAGGTATGTTTGTAGCAGCAGATGCACGAAAGATCATCCTCAGAAAAAGAAAGAATTCCAAGTTGAACACACTGGTGAACGAACTAGCGAGAGAAGCTGTTCAATTACAAGTGGAGGTCGATGAGCTTGTGACGATGATTAAAGATACACACCAAAAGATAAAGGAGGAGCAAGCATGA
- a CDS encoding vWA domain-containing protein has translation MNKKLTEIVFLLDRSGSMSGLEKDTIGGFNSFVKRQCELDGETVLTAVLFDDQYEVLCSGAPAKSVHLTSNEYYVRGTTALLDAVGKTILDVGYRLSQVNEEDRPGKIIFVITTDGMENASHEFSYEKVKDLIRHQQEKYSWEFIFMGANIDVAKEAESIGIKEENAFHFEATNDGVENMYTIMSEQVTERRK, from the coding sequence ATGAATAAGAAGTTAACAGAGATCGTGTTTTTGCTGGATCGAAGCGGTTCTATGTCAGGGCTGGAGAAGGATACAATTGGCGGGTTTAACTCATTTGTGAAAAGACAATGTGAGCTTGATGGAGAAACAGTTCTTACTGCGGTTCTTTTTGATGATCAGTATGAAGTTCTTTGTAGCGGTGCGCCTGCAAAAAGCGTTCATTTAACCAGTAATGAGTATTATGTCAGGGGAACTACAGCTCTTTTAGATGCTGTAGGCAAAACAATATTGGATGTGGGTTACAGGCTTTCACAGGTAAATGAAGAGGATAGACCCGGAAAGATAATCTTTGTTATTACGACTGATGGTATGGAAAATGCGAGTCATGAATTTTCATATGAAAAAGTAAAGGATCTGATCCGTCACCAGCAAGAGAAGTACAGCTGGGAGTTTATCTTTATGGGCGCTAACATTGATGTGGCGAAAGAAGCGGAAAGCATAGGGATTAAAGAGGAAAATGCTTTTCACTTTGAAGCCACCAATGATGGAGTAGAGAATATGTACACGATTATGAGCGAGCAAGTAACGGAAAGAAGAAAATAA